The nucleotide sequence CCCGTCAGTCATGCTGCTCTTGGCCGGCTGGCCGGATTGGACCGTAACCATATAGAAAGTCCACCGGCTCGTGCTACGGTGTGTGGGAGTAtatgagacagagaaacagaagatcctggaggaggaggaggacagggagggtcaGCCAAGTCACAACGTCCGCCGGCTGGGGCTATGCTCTCAACGTTTCTCTCAACgttccagaaaaacaaaaagtaaatcTTTATGGGAAGCTCAGACTGAGACTTGCCACTCATTCAGTCTTACTAAGGGCTGATTCCCAGAGGCTGGCAGGGAGGTCCCCACGTCATCCACTCAATCATCCCAGGTCACCAGGGGTATGGAAAGGGGGTTCTTTAACAAAGCATTATACATTACACCTCTATCAGactaaacagaaacattttgtattaaatgcagAAAGTGGATTTTCCACCCTTTTTTCCTCCTTCTACAAGGCAGAGCGGGCGGGTCTGGGCCGAGCCTCCACAGCCCCGGGTCCGTGTGCCAGATAATATTACAACCATCAATGAGAAAAAGGAGGGGCGTACGAGAGGAGGCGACCACTAGGCTGTGGCTTCGATGGTGCACTCCTTCGCCAGGTGACCAGACTTGCCACAGTTGTAGCAGTTGACTTCGCTGGCCTTGCTACACTGAACCGCAACATGGCCAATCTCCCCACACCTATGAGGACCAGAGCAGAGAACAGGCTTTGGCAAAGAGAATAAGTAGATAGCAAATGTAAGTTTAGGAAgaacatgtttaaaaataaacttgGTGTCATGATGCCAGCCAACAGGCATACAGATGTGAAAACATCCTGTCCCAGAGGAGCCAACGGGACCAGCACCTCCAAAATTTACCTGTAGCACTTAACCTTCTCACAGCCCTTCTGGATGTGTCCAAAGCCTCCACAGGAGTAGCACTTCTGCTCGTTGGCATGGTCGCAGTCCCTGGCCACATGGCCAGCCTTGCCACAGTTATAACACACCTAATAACAACATAACATTACACCAGTATTATCTCAACTGGTAGATATAACACCTAAATAACACCATATAACACTAACAGTATTATTAGAGGTTATAATTAGattatataacaatataacacactgtaacactaTTCTTGcattaaatataatgtacattcTGCTGATTGTATAACAGGTGATAGTGCATTTAactaaaaaattaaatacactaaatatattaataatgaaAAAAGTATATCTACTATGCCTAAAGAATGTACTGTAACAAATATAACACCAGCGTTCAATCTGATAttgtggattagaggggtaacCTGAGTGGTACTCAATCTGATAttgtggattagaggggtaacCTGAGTGGTACTCAATCTGATAttgtggattagaggggtaacCTGACTGGTACTCAACATGATATTGTGGATTAGAAGGGTAACCTGAGTGGTACTCAACATGATAttgtggattagaggggtaacCTGAGTGGTACTCAACATGATATTGTGGATTAGAGGGTTAACCTGACTGGTACTCAACATGATATTGTGGATTACAGGGGTAACCTGAGTGGTACTCAACATGATATTGTGGATTAGAGGGTTAACCTGACTGGTACTCAATATGATATTGTGGATTAGAGGGTTAACCTGACTGGTACTCAATATGATATTGTGGATTAGAGGGTTAACCTGACTGGTACTCAACATGATAttgtggattagaggggtaacCTGAGTGGTACTCAACATGATATTGTGGATTAGAAGGGTAACCTGAGTGGTACTCAACATGATAttgtggattagaggggtaacATGACTGGTACTCAACATGATATTGTGGATTAGAAGGGTAACCTGAGTGGTACTCAACATGATATTGTGGATTACAGGGGTAACCTGAGTGGTACTCAACATGATAttgtggattagaggggtaacCTCACTGGTACTCAACAACCCTGGTCCCTGGGAATGTCATTCTAAAACCAACGCTACAGTTCCCCCAAGTGGTTAAACTAACCCACAATGCACAGGGTATTTGCTTCTCAGCCAGCCGTTCCAAATACCAAAACGCTCAAGACTCTTGGTAAGGTTGATAGGTGtggtacaatgtttttttttgtattactaCAAGGGATAGAATTACATTTGTAAGGCCTCAGGCTATAACAAATCAGAGTTTTAACATGGCAGAGTAACATATTACCAATATTCTTATtctcattaaaatatatacattttaacccACCTGTTCCCTCTCCTTCTTTGGCTCCTTACAGTCTCTGGAGATGTGGCCTCCACGCCCACAGTTATAACATGCTATAACACATCACAGAAACTGTTATAATATGCTATAAAACACCATGTGCATAGTTAAAAGATGCAATAACACACCACAGTAACAGAATTATCAACACATGCTAAAACCTGCTATAAAACACCAGAGGAACACAGTAATAACACAAGTAATAACACATACCACATAAACAGTTAAGACAGTGTCTTAAACCCAATGTTCGCTAGTAAGAAAATAATGCACGTTTTCACTGGGGATGGGCAGGGTTAGTCGAATGTTCAAATGACCGAAGTTACTATTAGAGTACTTGTGTGATTATTCATTTTgccaatcaaatgttttttcattttaatttattgttttgtttgaaagaGAGAGTAAAATAGGTAAGCATCTGTAATGAATGTTGGTTAGATATGAATGATAAGTAGGTGTTTGCATGTATTTCTCCAATCACAATAAtagtattgtatttatttgaatgCGTCCCTTTTCATGTTGTTTCTATGtccagtggagagaacaagtatttgataacctgccgattttgcaggttttcctaattacaaagcaggcagaggtctgtaatttttatcataggtacacttcaactgtgagagacggaatataaaacaaaactccagaaaatcccattgtatgatttttaaataattaatttgcattttattgcatgacataagtatttgatcacctacaaaccagtaagaactccagctctcacagacctgttagtttttctttaagaagccctcctgttctccactcattacctgtattaactgcacctgtttgaactcgttacctgtataaaagacacctgtccacaaactcaatcaaacagactccaacctctccacaatggccaagaccagagagctgtgtaaggacatcagggataaaattgtagacctgcacaaggctgggatgggctacaggacaataggcaagcagcttggtgaaaaggcaacaactgttggcacaatttttagaaaatggaagaagttcaagatgacggtcaatctccctcggtctggggctccatgcaagatctcacctcgtggggcatcaatgatcatgaggaaggtgagggatcagcacagaactacaaggcaggacctggtcaatgacctgaagagagctgggaccacagtctcaaagaaaaccattaatgactcactatgccgtcatggattaaaatcctgcagggcatgcaaggtccccctactcaagccagcgcatgtccaggcccgtctgaagtttgccaatgaccatctggatgatccagaggaggaatgggagaaggtcatgtggtctgatgagacaaaaataaagctttttggtctaaactccactcgccgtgtttggaggaagaaggatgagtacaaccccaagaacaccatcccaaccgtgaagcatggaggtggaaacatctttctttggggatgcttttctgcaaaggggacaggacgactgcaccgtattgaggggaggatggatggggccatgtattgcaagatcttggccaacaacctccttccctcagtaacagcattgaaaatgggtcgtggctgggtcttccagcatgacaacaacctaaaacacagccagggcaactaaggagtggctccgtaagaagcatctcaaggtcctggagtggcctagccagactccagacctgaacccaatagaaaatctttggagggagctgaaagtctgtattgcccagcggcagcgctgaaacctgaaggatctggagaaggtctgtatggaggagtgcgccaaaatccctgctgcagtgtgtgcaaacctggtcaagaactacatgaaacgtatgatctctaattgcaaacaaaggtttctgtaccaaatattaagttctgcttttctgatgtatcaaatacttgtcatgcaataaaatgcaaattaattacttaaaaatcatacaatgtgattttttggatttttgttttcgattctgtcactcacagttgaagagtacctatgataaaaaattacagacttctacatgctttgtaagtgggaaaacctgcaaattcggcattgtatcaaatacttgttctccccactgtatgtatgcatgcatgcatgcatgcgaGTGTATATACATTATTCTACattattcttcttttttttgaaaattatttgcatatttatttattttccattttccatcaGGGGGTTGGGGATGATTGATTACctcaaaatgtgttgtttgcaAAGTATATGGTGGAAGAACAATAGAAATATTCTAACAGAAACAAATAGACGATAGTGGTTTTGTGACCCAGTCAGTCTGAATGACgcaatactgtatatactgtataccgttagcaagtggatgaaagttaaCTAATTGAAGGGAAGATGGAATAGATTTATGGAATTAATGTTACATAGCATTGTTTCGTATGTAAAGTTAGGCTGTGGACTCTAAATGTAGTTGAAAGCACAGAGAACGGTGAGTTAAGTAAATAGCATATAACTGGCCAACTTAGCTAACTACGTTCTCTGGACTTCTTTATCcaaaaaacacatcaacaaactgcgtggctccacaaaacacttttaacgacagagcggcttgcttctaccaggtgttgtagtacacaaactggagagagagagagaccttcttgtgtaattgctctcctctctcacacacatgtaaaataaccactgtcacatttacaaacctaaattagtaatacaaccaagctcagaaccaatgtgcctacagggccatacgctaacagcaatgagctcaatactacaacgaagcggaaagacaactttttagggattcAGATCCATTCTATGGCAACAatcttaatagataagcatggacacactgacactcgtcaccatctatatcaatcgatccagcacaaaaatgaCTTGGgtgttatgaaatgtttttttgactggccgtatgcctcacttatggtggcctcatcccatcctggttttgtgcgtatgtcctccatacaaaGCGCAGCGTGGTTTTCCCaaatgtatcgcaacacaaccaccatttgtgatttacaggagacatcggTTGTCTCAtttgcctgtatggcaacaaattatgtctcatCCACTTGCTTGGATATCTCCTCcttgtacacttcatacatacagtctaacagttcagttgtacagtgctagatgtccctttgaataTGGGCTGAGCATCATAGTATCATAGTCTCGAATCGCACTCACACAGTCtaaaaaatgcatctgaatattccaggattcagggagtccactgactCGTCATGCCCCTGCactgcggtttcacattttccacacagtttaatacatgttatgatccgactgagaacgtaccggTTTTCCTCCatctgtttgttatgctgctcaatggagcgcctgtatgcactatcaacttgggctgcaatttcacagcattgtccagatgactcccgctgctctcatcttttgcaatcctctcagaaagatttcaaatctttgtaacccatcctcaaccaagtaccatctccaccaaatagaagacatggaaaacagaatagtgccttcttttgtatggtAACCGTTAGAcactttcttcaaaaaccactccacgttaaacctgtggttacttttaccggcagtttgagtgatgacaatatcctgtggctgatgtGCACCaggtcgctttacttcaagtttctcctccaaattaaccgtttcaaaccggtgctcgagtatgaaatccactttattcattttctgaagttatctggcatttgtgacactaacaagctagctaagacaatctacc is from Esox lucius isolate fEsoLuc1 chromosome 2, fEsoLuc1.pri, whole genome shotgun sequence and encodes:
- the cnbpb gene encoding CCHC-type zinc finger, nucleic acid binding protein b, whose product is MSSNECFGCGRTGHWIKNCPNAGRGRGKGRGRGKDLFCYRCGEPGHVARDCERTEDACYNCGRGGHISRDCKEPKKEREQVCYNCGKAGHVARDCDHANEQKCYSCGGFGHIQKGCEKVKCYRCGEIGHVAVQCSKASEVNCYNCGKSGHLAKECTIEATA